The Arachis hypogaea cultivar Tifrunner chromosome 16, arahy.Tifrunner.gnm2.J5K5, whole genome shotgun sequence genome contains a region encoding:
- the LOC112754812 gene encoding 5-methyltetrahydropteroyltriglutamate--homocysteine methyltransferase: MASHIVGYPRMGPKRELKFALESFWDGKSSAEDLKKVAADLRASIWKQMADAGIKYIPSNTFSYYDQVLDATATLGAVPPRYGWTGGEIGFDTYFSMARGNATVPAMEMTKWFDTNYHFIVPELGPEVKFTYASHKAVEEYKEAKALGVETVPVLIGPVSYLLLSKPAKGVEKTFSLLSLLPKVLAVYKEVIADLKAAGATWIQFDEPTLVLDLDAHKLQAFTDAYAELAPVLSGLNVLIETYFADIPAETYKTLTSLNGVTAYGFDLVRGTQTIDLIKGGFPSGKYLFAGVVDGRNIWANDLAGSLSTLHALEGIVGKDKLVVSTSCSLLHTAVDLVNETKLDDEIKSWLAFAAQKVVEVNALAHALAGHKNEAFFFANTAAQASRKSSPRVTNEAVQKAAAALKGSDHRRATNVSARLDAQQKKLNLPILPTTTIGSFPQTPELRRVRREFKAGKISEEEYVTSIKEEIRKVVELQEELDIDVLVHGEPERNDMVEYFGEQLSGFAFTVNGWVQSYGSRCVKPPIIYGDVSRPKPMTVFWSSAAQSMTKRPMKGMLTGPVTILNWSFVRNDQPRSETTYQIALAIKDEVEDLEKAGINVIQIDEAALREGLPLRKSEQAHYLDWAVHAFRITNVGVQDTTQIHTHMCYSNFNDIIHSIIDMDADVITIENSRSDEKLLSVFREGVKYGAGIGPGVYDIHSPRIPPTEEIADRINKMLAVLEKNILWVNPDCGLKTRKYTEVKPALTNMVAAAKLIRNELAK, from the exons ATGGCTTCGCATATTGTTGGATACCCTCGCATGGGCCCCAAGAGAGAGCTCAAGTTCGCTCTTGAGTCCTTCTGGGATGGCAAGAGCAGCGCCGAGGATTTGAAGAAGGTTGCTGCTGATCTCAGGGCATCCATCTGGAAACAGATGGCAGATGCCGGGATCAAGTACATCCCCAGCAATACTTTCTCTTACTACGACCAGGTTCTGGATGCCACTGCCACCCTTGGTGCTGTCCCTCCCCGTTATGGCTGGACCGGCGGTGAGATCGGGTTTGACACCTACTTTTCTATGGCCAGGGGTAACGCCACCGTCCCTGCAATGGAGATGACCAAGTGGTTCGACACCAACTA CCACTTCATTGTCCCTGAGTTGGGCCCCGAAGTGAAGTTCACATATGCCTCCCACAAGGCAGTTGAAGAGTACAAGGAGGCCAAGGCG CTTGGAGTTGAAACTGTCCCAGTCCTCATTGGCCCAGTTTCATACTTGTTGCTCTCCAAGCCTGCCAAGGGTGTTGAGAAGACCTTCTCTCTCCTCTCACTTCTCCCCAAGGTCCTCGCCGTCTACAA GGAAGTCATTGCTGACCTTAAGGCAGCTGGAGCTACATGGATCCAATTTGATGAGCCTACCCTTGTGTTGGACCTTGATGCTCACAAGTTGCAAGCATTTACTGATGCATATGCAGAACTTGCACCTGTTCTCTCTGGCTTGAATGTTCTTATTGAGACCTACTTTGCTGACATCCCTGCTGAGACATACAAGACCCTTACATCTCTGAATGGTGTCACCGCATATGGATTTGATTTGGTCCGTGGAACTCAGACTATTGATTTGATCAAGGGTGGATTCCCCAGTGGAAAATACCTCTTCGCTGGAGTTGTTGATGGAAGGAACATTTGGGCTAATGATCTTGCTGGTTCTCTCAGCACACTGCATGCTCTTGAAGGCATTGTCGGCAAAG ATAAGCTTGTTGTATCCACCTCCTGCTCACTTCTTCACACTGCTGTTGATCTTGTTAATGAGACCAAGTTGGATGATGAGATCAAGTCATGGCTAGCTTTTGCAGCCCAAAAAGTTGTTGAAGTAAATGCTTTAGCTCATGCATTGGCTGGTCACAAGAACGAG GCCTTCTTCTTTGCCAACACTGCCGCCCAAGCTTCAAGAAAGTCATCCCCAAGAGTGACCAATGAAGCTGTTCAGAAGGCT GCTGCTGCGTTGAAGGGTTCTGACCATCGCCGTGCCACTAACGTCAGTGCCAGATTGGATGCTCAACAAAAGAAGCTTAACCTTCCAATCCTCCCAACTACCACCATTGGATCCTTCCCTCAGACCCCCGAGTTGAGGAGGGTGCGCCGTGAATTCAAGGCTGGAAA GATCTCTGAGGAAGAATATGTTACATCAATCAAGGAGGAAATCCGCAAAGTTGTTGAACTCCAAGAAGAGCTTGATATTGATGTCTTGGTCCATGGAGAGCCTGAG AGGAATGATATGGTTGAGTACTTTGGAGAGCAGTTGTCAGGTTTTGCCTTCACTGTTAACGGGTGGGTGCAATCCTATGGATCTCGCTGTGTGAAGCCACCAATCATTTATGGTGATGTGAGCCGCCCCAAGCCAATGACAGTCTTCTGGTCATCCGCTGCTCAGAGCATGACCAAACGCCCAATGAAGGGAATGCTTACTGGCCCAGTCACCATTCTCAACTGGTCCTTTGTCAGAAACGACCAGCCAAG ATCGGAGACCACCTACCAGATTGCTTTGGCCATCAAGGATGAAGTCGAAGACCTTGAGAAGGCTGGCATTAATGTTATCCAAATTGATGAGGCTGCTTTGCGTGAGGGTCTCCCATTGAGGAAGTCAGAGCAAGCTCATTACTTGGACTGGGCCGTCCACGCCTTCAGAATCACCAACGTCGGTGTTCAGGATACCACCCAG ATCCACACCCACATGTGCTACTCCAACTTCAACGATATTATTCACTCCATCATTGACATGGATGCTGATGTTATCACCATTGAGAACTCTCGTTCTGATGAGAAGCTTCTTTCAGTGTTCCGTGAAGGAGTTAAGTATGGTGCCGGTATTGGCCCAGGTGTGTATGACATCCACTCCCCAAGGATTCCACCAACCGAGGAGATTGCCGACAGGATCAACAAGATGCTTGCAGTGCTGGAGAAGAACATCTTGTGGGTCAACCCTGACTGTGGTCTCAAGACCCGTAAGTACACTGAGGTGAAGCCAGCCCTCACCAACATGGTTGCTGCTGCCAAACTTATCCGCAACGAGCTTGCCAAGTGA